The sequence below is a genomic window from Candidatus Thiodiazotropha endoloripes.
CCGTTTTGCCGACTTTGATCTCGATCCCCAGGTCCTGCTGGGCATCCAAGAGGCCGGCTTCGAATACTGCACCCCGATTCAGGCGGAAACCCTGCCGATTGCACTGACCGGAAAGGACCTGGCCGGACAGGCACAAACCGGTACAGGTAAAACTGCTGCCTTTCTGATCGCGGCCATCGACCACCTGTTGCGCAACCCGCCATCGGAGCAGCGTCGGGTCAATCAACCCCGCACCCTGATTCTGGCCCCGACCAGAGAGCTGGCGGTGCAGATCTACAACGATGCCCAGGCATTGACCCAGCACACTGAGTTGAAGACCGCAGCAGTCTACGGCGGCACCGGGTATGACAAACAGCGCAAACAGATCGAGCAGGGTGTGGATATCCTGATCGGCACCCCGGGGCGACTGATCGACTACCTCAAACAGCGGGTCTACGACCTGAATGAGATTCAGGTGATCGTGCTGGACGAGGCCGACCGCATGTTTGATCTCGGCTTCATCAAGGACATCCGCTTTATGCTGCGACGCTGTCCATCACCACAGGACAGGCTGGGCATGCTGTTCTCCGCCACCCTCTCCTACCGGGTGCGCGAACTGGCCTACGAACACATGAACAACCCTCACAGTGTGGAGGTGGAACCGGAGCAGGTAACGGCGGAGAAGATCACCGAAACCTGCTACATGACTGCCAACGAGGAGAAGATCCCGCTGCTGATCGGCCTGCTCAAACAGCTTGAGGAGGCCCGCATCATCGTCTTCGTCAACACCAAACGGGTAGCAGACAAGGTTTGGGGATTCCTGCAGGGGAACGGCATCGATACGGCGGTGCTCTCCGGCGATGTGCCGCAGAAAAAACGCCTCAGCCTGCTGAAGAAATTTCAGGACGGTGAGCTGCCAGCCCTGGTGGCCACCGATGTGGCAGCCCGTGGTCTGCATATTCCCGATGTCACCCATGTGGTCAATTTCGATCTTCCCGAGGATGCGGAAGACTACGTGCACCGCATTGGCAGAACAGCCCGTGCCGGGGCCAGCGGCGAGGCAATCAGTTTTGCCTGTGAGACCTATGCCTTCTCTCTGCCTGATATCGAAACCTATGTCGGCCACTCCATCCCGACCCAGACCGTGGCTATCGACCTGCTGGCCGAGGTAGATCCAAAGAGCCGGGTCTACCCGGAGAAAGGGGCTCGTCAGAGGCATCGTACCAAAGAGGGCCAGAAGAGCCATGGCAAGGGACATCACCATAAAGCACACAAACCCAAGGGAGAAGGCAAGCACAGACGTCGCCGGCGCGGCCCCAAGCCACCCCAAAGCAACAGCGAATAACCATGGACAACAAGTGTGATCGCTGCACCAACTCCAAGTGCTGCACTTACACCACTGAAGCCCTCGGGGTTGCCCCCCGTTCGAAGAGTGACTTTGAACATCTGCTCTGGCAGGTCTCCCATGCCGGGGTGGAGATCTACAAGGATGAAGACGGCTGGTTTCTGCTGATCGGGGGAAGTTGTGAACATCTGCAGCCCAATGGGGGTTGTGGTATCTACGACCAACGGCCGCAAATCTGCCGCGACTACGACAACGACTGGTGTGAATTCGATGCCCCGGCCGAGGATGGTTTCGAACTCTATTTCCGCAACTACGCCGAACTACTCGCCTATTGCAAAAAACGCTTTAAAACCTGGGGCAAATAAGGGTCTTAGACGCCGATCTCTCAGGCAATCTGTCTCAGCGACCCCACTTCCCGGAACTCTGCCGTACTTTCCCGATCCATAGCGTTGACCATAAACCGCAATAAGGGTTGTTTTCCGATATAATCGGCGGCCTTTTGAGTATCAGCCAATACCGGATTCAACCAGCCATGCCCCCGACAGCTGCACAACTGCAACAACAGTTCATCCAACTTCGCGAAAACAAGATCTTCGAGACCTTCGTTATCCTGGTGATCGTGATCTCGGCACTGATGATCGGCGCCAAAACCTACCCGATCCCCACCTCTGTGGCCCAGATACTGCGACTGCTCGACATCGGCATCACCATCTTCTTTCTGGTCGAGATCATCATCCGCATGATCGCCGAGCACAGTTTGAAACGATTCTTCAGCAAAGCCTGGAATGTATTCGACTTTCTCATCGTCACTGCAAGTCTGATCCCGGTCGATGACAGCGAAGCCGCCCTGTTGGGTCGACTGCTGCGGGTCTTCAGGGTACTGCGACTGGTATCGATCATCCCCGAATTACGGGTACTGCTGAATGCCTTCGTCACCGCCATCCCCCGCATGGGCTATGTGTCGCTGCTGATGTTCATCATCTTCTACATCTATGCCGCCATCGGCAGCATGTTCTTTCATCAGATCAACCCGGAGTTATGGGGTAACATCACCATTGCCATGCTGACCCTGTTCCGTATCGCCACCTTCGAGGACTGGACCGATGTGATGTACGAGACCATGGAGATCTTTCCGCTCAGCTGGTTTTTCTATCTCTCATTCATCTTCATCGTAGCCTTTGTCTTTCTCAACATGATGATCGGAATCGTGCTGGAAACCCTGCAGCGGGAGCATGAGGAGTTTGCCCGGGAGAGTGGTGAGGGTGAGGCAGGCGAGGTACACCGGATCGACAGTCGGACCGCCGAGATGGAGCAGCGACTGATCAAGATGGAGAACATGCTGGAGCAGCTGACCAGGGATCGGGCCGCCGCGGATAAGCCCTGACCAAAAACGACAGCTATCTCTGCAGAGTTTCTGTATTCCGCAAGAAACGGGTGGCCAGGACCCGCTTTGATGTGCAGACTGAGGACATTGATCGCACACAACAGAGTGCCATGACCACGAACAAGCGGCCGCAGCAACAACATCACTACACAGTCATCGCCCAGGCGATTGAGTACATCCGCGCCAATCTCCGCCGTCAGCCCACGCTTGGCGAAATCGCATCGGCGGTCAAACTGAGTGAATACCACTTGCAGAGGGTGTTCAGTGAATGGGCGGGCATATCGCCGAAACGGTTTCTGCAGTATCTGACCAAAGAGTATGCGCGCAACTCACTTTTGACCTCGAATGACCTGCTCAGTACAAGCCTGGCGAGCGGACTATCGGGTCCTGGCAGGCTGCACGATCTGATGGTCACCTGTGAGGCCATGAGTCCGGGCGAAATCAAACAACAGGGTCAGGGCTTGTGCATCCACTATGGATTGGCTCGATCACCTTTCGGCATCGCCATGATTGCCTGGACGGAACGGGGCATCGTCGGCTTGAGCTTTCACGACCTGGACCACCCTGAATTGAGTCATGGTCTGCAGCAGGCCTGGCCGATGGCCGAGTTGCAGCGGAACGACCTTGAGGCAGGCCAATTGATCAACAGAATCTTCAGTCGCAACCCGGAATCAGCCCGCTTTCATCTGCTGATGAAGGGTAGCAATTTTCAGATCAAGGTGTGGGAGGCACTGCTCAACATCGGCACTTCCCAGCTTATCTCCTACGCCACCATGGCACGGCTGGCCGGAACACCCAGGGCCCATCGGGCAGCCGGTAGTGCGCTTGCCGAGAATCGCATCGCTTTTCTGATCCCCTGCCATCGGGTGATCCGCTCCGATGGAGAGACAGGCATCTACCATTGGGGGGATTCGAGAAAACTGGCGCTGCTGGCCTGGGAGGCCGCACAGCGTGACAGCTTGGCTAGATCAGGCAGCGCAACCCCTCGGTGATCTCTGAGAAATCCTCGATTGCCTGAAAATCACCACCCGCTCGCAGCGGTTGTTTCGAGTCCGGCTTGAGAATTGCCAGGATCCATTTCAGGCCATAAGCCTGGGCCGATTTGAGCACCGCCGGACTGTCATCGACAAACAGGGTGCGTTGAGGATCGAAAGGGTGCAGATTCTGCAGACGATTCCAAAACTCCGGATGCTCTTTTGGCAGTCCCAGCTGATGGGATGAGATGACCTGATTGAAAAAACCGGCCAGGCGGGTCTTCTCCATCTTCAAGGCCAGGGTCTTCTGATGGGCATTGGTTACCAGTACACGCTCCTTACCGGCACACATCAGCTGATCGAGAAAATCGATCACATGGGGATGCACAGAGATCAGATGATCCACCTCCTCCTTGAGCAGCACGATATCCAGCTCCAACTCCCGGCTCCAGTGATCCACACAATACCAGTCGAGGGTGCCTTCGACGCTTTTGTAGCGTCCCAATAACTCCTCTGTCGCCTCAGCCAGAGGGATACCCTTGGCCTCCGCATAACGGGCGGGCACGTACTCCAGCCAGAAATGGTTGTCGAAATGGAGGTCCAGCAGGGTGCCATCCATATCCAGTAAAACAGAGTCGATGTCATTCCAGGGAATCATAAAACTGCTCGAATTTATTAATCCGCCGACTATTGTCTCATGCCGCCCAGCTCAGCGCACGGTTTGCAATATCCTCGCAGTGCTGTTGAAGCCCTGAACATAACCGATTAAGGTGCCGGGTAGATAATACGACAACCCCTGAGCGGCGCAGGCCGCATCGATACCCTAGCGGATGATGTAATAGAGCACAGTGACAAAACCCAAGATAGTTTCACAGCAATTGATCGCGGAAACCCGCCTGTTTCGTGTCGAGCAGCTTGGTCTGGAGTTCGGCAATGGGGAGAAACGGGTCTACGAACGTCTGCTTGGCGGTAAAACTGGTTCAGTGCTGGTGATACCCATGCTGGATGATGAGACCGTCCTGTTGATCCGCGAATATTCCGCCGGCAGCCAGGACTATCAACTGGCGCTACCCAAGGGTCGTATGGAACCAGGCGAGGATCCCCTGCAGGCCGCCAACCGGGAGATGCAGGAGGAGGTGGGCTATGCCGCAAAAAAGCTTGAAATACTCAAGACTTTCACCATTGCACCGGCCTACATCCAACACCACACCTATGCTATCCTCGCCCGGGATCTCTACCCCCAGCAACTGATCGGGGATGAGCCTGAACCCATCGAGGTAGTCCCATGGAAACTCTCCGACTGGGACAATCTAATCGCACAACCCGATTTTACGGAGGCGCGCTCAATCGCAGCGCTCTGCCTGGCAAGGAACGTTTTGAGATGACACTCCCGATACCGATCGATCAGCTGTTGAACCTTATCCGCGAGGCTGGAGAGGCAATCCTGGAGATCTACGATACTGAATTCGAAATCGAGACCAAACAGGACAACTCGCCGCTCACCGCGGCGGATCTGGCCGCTCACCAGCTGATCGTGTCGACACTGGAACGACTCACTCCGGAGATACCGGTACTCTCAGAAGAGTCGGCCAAAGTCCCCTTTGCCAGCAGAAGCAGCTGGCAGCGCTATTGGCTGATCGACCCCTTGGACGGCACCCGTGAGTTCGTCAAAAGAAACGGGGAGTTCACCGTCAATATCGCCCTCATCGACGGCCACAGGCCCAGCTTCGGTGCGGTCTATGCCCCGGTCATCAAGACCCTCTATTACGGTATTCCGGGACAGAGCGCCAGCAAACAGATCGGTAACCAGCCGCCGCAGAGGATCAGCGTGACAGCCAACTGTCAGAAACCGGCCCGGGTGGCCGGCAGCCGGTCCCACGCCGGGGACTCCCTGCAGCGCTTTCTCGACAATCTGGGGGAACATGAACTGGTCAGCATGGGCAGTTCACTCAAACTCTGCCTGGTCGCGGAAGGCATGGCCGATATCTACCCCCGTTTGGGGCCAACCTCTGAGTGGGATACCGGGGCGGCACAGGCGGTTGTTGAGGCAGCTGGCGGACAGGTCACAACATTGGAGGGTGAGACACTCAGCTACAACACCAAGGATTCACTCTTGAATCCTCACTTTCTGGCGTTTGGCGACAGTAGCGTTGAATGGAGTGGCTATCTCGGCTGAGCGTCGAGGGATTATCAATTCAGACGGGTTCCCACTACTCCGGGAACCCGTAACCGAACGCACGGAATCCGTTCTACTGATCGATATCCTTGATTGGAAAGGCTTTGGCAAAAGCCTTCAACTCATTCAGTGAGGCGGTATCGGAGGAGAGATTGATCATACCCTGGGTCATCTTCAGACCGATCAGGATCTCATTGTTTCTACCCTCTTCCATCACCATGCCGGTATAGCGTCCCAGACGGATCTTTTTGCCACCACCGGCCAGCCCCATCTGGCTGAACATCGCCCCCATGCCACTGATACCGCTGTTGTAACTCACCTTAATGTATTTATTGCCTTTACTGTACTCGGTCTCAATCATCGACATGCCCATGGCTTTTTGCTTTGAAACCTCACCCCGTTGCCAACCGGCCACCTGTTTGGCAAAACGATCACCCTTTTGCGACTGCTGAATCTGCTCCAGGGATTCCAGGCACCATTTAGCCTCCTCCACGGCACCCGCTACATCATTATCCTGGTAGAGTTTTGCCGCTTGCTTACAGTAGGCTGCCGGATCCCCCTCAGCCTTTGCGGAGATGGATGTGAAGAGCGCCAAAGTTGCCACATAAATTGCAGTTTTTTTCATCTTTAATATTCTCCATACCGACCTTACAGAGCCAGACAGGCTGCAGTAAGGCTACTACCCTAATTTATAAATTTCTGACAGCGAGGCATGCCCAATCGATGGCCCTGAACGGCAACCCCCTCTCTCACGGAACGATAGCCAATTCAGACATCAAATACCAATACCTGTTCAGATTTTCCGTTCTGTCAGCTAGACTGAAGGGATATCAATAAAGAGCATCCAGGGTATCAGAGGCTCGATCCACCACAGGAATGGCGCCGGATTGATAATAAACCCGTCAGTGCTCACAAATAAGATGTCCCATCACACCACAATACCCGATTGGGTTTCGGTTATTTTTGGTGCCGATGGAAATAGAAACGCTCCGGGCTCCAACATGAGCCAAGATCTATGACCAAGCGACGCAGAATACTATTGCTGACCCTATGGGTATCCCTGCTACTCATCCCATACCATCAACTCTTCGCCATCGAATCCGAAGATGATGTCTATGCATTCGACGACTTCCCCTTGGAAGATCTGCTGCAATACCCGGATTGGTTCAAAAAGAGTTTTCTCGATCTGCCGGCAGATCTAGAGGAAGCCGTGGAGGATGACAAAAAAGGTATTGTTCTCTACTTTGGCCAAAAACGCTGCGCCTATTGCAAGATGCTGCTGGAGGTCAACTTCGGTCTCAGTGACATCACCACCTACACCCGCCGCCACTTCGATATCATTCCCATCGATATCTGGAGTAGTGAAGAGCTGACCACCTTGAGCGGGGAGACCCTCACGCAAAGGGATTTTGCCCTGCGTGAGAAGACCAATTTCACCCCATCACTGATCTTTTTCAATCAACAGGGTGATGAGGTACTACGGCTGCGTGGCTACTACCCTCCCTATCAGTTTCGTGCGGCCCTGGAGTATGTTGCCGATCGACACTATCGTAACGAGAGCTTTCCTGACTACCTGGCAAGAGGTGAGGCGAGTACAGCGTTTGAAGCGGGTGACCTCAATGAAGAGAAGTTTTTCATCCCCCCGCCTCACAATCTCGACCGCAGCCGTTTCCCGGGTCAACGCCCACTGGTGGTGTTTTTCGAACAGGGTAACTGCCATGCCTGTGATGTACTGCATGGCCAGCCTTTGAGGGATCCGGCAATCAACAAACTGGTCAGATCATTCGATAATGTACAACTCGATATTCGCTCCGAAACTCCCATCATCACCCCGGATGGCGAAAAGACCAATGCCAGCCAATGGGCCAAACAACTGGGACTCTTCTACACCCCCTCGCTGCTGTTCTTCGATGAACAGGGCAATGAGATCATCCGGGTCGATTCGGTGGTGCGTTTCTACCGACTACGCAATGTGATCAGTTACATCACCAGCCGCGGCTACATCAATCAGCCTGACTATCAACTCTGGCGCGTTGGCAGCGGCCTCTGAACAACGCATATTATTAACCCGGCGCCCCAGAACCCCTGCAAGTGAACTATTGGATCGCCGGGTTAATAGACCTCAAGATCACCTCTAACTGGCCGATACTCCACCCAGGTGGCGATTGCGAAACGTAAATGGATCTTAAAGAAGAAAACCGAATCCTACGTCTCCGTTTGAAAGAACTGACCCGTAAGGCTGTGGAGAACCAGGAGACCCTGGGGCGTTTCTATGCCCGGGAGCTTGAACTGCTTAGCGCCGAAACCCTGGGCGAACTATTGAGCGGTATGAGCGAAGGCCTGCTCGCCTCGTTTGAGGTCGACGATATTCAGTTACTGATGCTGGATCCCGACCACGAGATTCGACACCTGCTGAGTAACAACGGCATTCCTGTCGATGCGTTCCCCTACGTCCGCTTCGTGGATGACCTGGGTGTTATCAATCAGCGCTTTCTTCGACTGAAGAGCCCTTGGCTGGGTCCGTTTCTCACGCCGGAATACAACAATCTGTTTGATCAGCCGAGGAACCTTAAAAGCATCGCCATTCTGCCACTGATCTGCAGTGGCCAACTGGTAGGCAGTATCAATCTGGGCAGCCAGGACGCAAACCGGTTTACCCGACAGCATGCGACAGACTTTCTCGCCCGCCTGGCCACTATCTGTGGTGTCTGCCTGGAAAACGTCACCAACCGGGAACGTCTTCTGATCAGCGGCCTCACCGACCCGCTCACTGAACTGCACAACCGTCGCTATCTGGATCGGCGCCTGGAAGAGGAGCTCTCCCGGGCCAGCCGTTATCGCCAGCCGCTCAGCTGTCTGTTTATCGATGCCGACCATTTCAAACGGATCAATGACAACTATGGTCACCCGGCCGGGGACCAGGTGTTGAGAGAGTTGGCAAAACGTATCCGCTCCCAGTTACGCGCCAGTGATGTTGCCACCCGTTACGGTGGTGAGGAGTTCGCCATTCTGCTACCTCAGACCAACCTGTCAGAGGCACTGCTGCTGGCAGAGCGGATTCGCCTTGAGGTCAATTCACATCCGATCTATCTGGACCAGGGAGTGAGCTTGCAGTTGAGTGTCTCCATCGGGGTCAGCGAAACCCTGCCAATGCTGGGAAAGAGCCATCACAAAGAGCTGGGCAACCACCTTCTGGCCTGCGCCGACCAGGCCCTCTACATTGCCAAATCGAATGGCAGAAACCGGATTGAACATGAAGTCCCGGAGGGGTTGGAAAAGCACCCTGACAAAGGCTCGCTGGATAAGAAAAAAGGGGCCTAGAGAGAGGTTGCAGTCAATCCGGGTAAGACACCCGATCCATAGCCAATTCCACTCATGGGCATCTCCTTTGCCCATCATTCAGCCTACGACTAATCTTCCACCTGTTTATGGCTACCGTCGCAATAGGGTGGTGTTTTGGTCTGTTTGCAGCGGCAGAGCCAGGCTTCACCGTTTTTCTCCGCCTTGAAACCAAGAGGCTCGATGCCGGTACCGCGATGCGAACCGTCACAAAATGGCTGACTGTCAGACCGTCCACAGGCACACCACCAATACTCTTTGCCAGCCACGAGATCCGCATCGATCGGTTGTTTGGCCGCTACTACAGGTTTATCCATCGTTTACTCCTCTGTTATAACCGGAGGCATACAACCAGTGATTCTTGTCATAAGTGATGATTGTATGCCTTATCCCTAGGGGATAAGCGGTTTTAGTGTAAGGATTTGTTAACACGAACCCAATGG
It includes:
- a CDS encoding YkgJ family cysteine cluster protein; this translates as MDNKCDRCTNSKCCTYTTEALGVAPRSKSDFEHLLWQVSHAGVEIYKDEDGWFLLIGGSCEHLQPNGGCGIYDQRPQICRDYDNDWCEFDAPAEDGFELYFRNYAELLAYCKKRFKTWGK
- a CDS encoding thioredoxin family protein; this translates as MTKRRRILLLTLWVSLLLIPYHQLFAIESEDDVYAFDDFPLEDLLQYPDWFKKSFLDLPADLEEAVEDDKKGIVLYFGQKRCAYCKMLLEVNFGLSDITTYTRRHFDIIPIDIWSSEELTTLSGETLTQRDFALREKTNFTPSLIFFNQQGDEVLRLRGYYPPYQFRAALEYVADRHYRNESFPDYLARGEASTAFEAGDLNEEKFFIPPPHNLDRSRFPGQRPLVVFFEQGNCHACDVLHGQPLRDPAINKLVRSFDNVQLDIRSETPIITPDGEKTNASQWAKQLGLFYTPSLLFFDEQGNEIIRVDSVVRFYRLRNVISYITSRGYINQPDYQLWRVGSGL
- a CDS encoding GGDEF domain-containing protein; its protein translation is MDLKEENRILRLRLKELTRKAVENQETLGRFYARELELLSAETLGELLSGMSEGLLASFEVDDIQLLMLDPDHEIRHLLSNNGIPVDAFPYVRFVDDLGVINQRFLRLKSPWLGPFLTPEYNNLFDQPRNLKSIAILPLICSGQLVGSINLGSQDANRFTRQHATDFLARLATICGVCLENVTNRERLLISGLTDPLTELHNRRYLDRRLEEELSRASRYRQPLSCLFIDADHFKRINDNYGHPAGDQVLRELAKRIRSQLRASDVATRYGGEEFAILLPQTNLSEALLLAERIRLEVNSHPIYLDQGVSLQLSVSIGVSETLPMLGKSHHKELGNHLLACADQALYIAKSNGRNRIEHEVPEGLEKHPDKGSLDKKKGA
- the yrfG gene encoding GMP/IMP nucleotidase, translating into MIPWNDIDSVLLDMDGTLLDLHFDNHFWLEYVPARYAEAKGIPLAEATEELLGRYKSVEGTLDWYCVDHWSRELELDIVLLKEEVDHLISVHPHVIDFLDQLMCAGKERVLVTNAHQKTLALKMEKTRLAGFFNQVISSHQLGLPKEHPEFWNRLQNLHPFDPQRTLFVDDSPAVLKSAQAYGLKWILAILKPDSKQPLRAGGDFQAIEDFSEITEGLRCLI
- the rhlB gene encoding ATP-dependent RNA helicase RhlB, which translates into the protein MSNKHLTETRFADFDLDPQVLLGIQEAGFEYCTPIQAETLPIALTGKDLAGQAQTGTGKTAAFLIAAIDHLLRNPPSEQRRVNQPRTLILAPTRELAVQIYNDAQALTQHTELKTAAVYGGTGYDKQRKQIEQGVDILIGTPGRLIDYLKQRVYDLNEIQVIVLDEADRMFDLGFIKDIRFMLRRCPSPQDRLGMLFSATLSYRVRELAYEHMNNPHSVEVEPEQVTAEKITETCYMTANEEKIPLLIGLLKQLEEARIIVFVNTKRVADKVWGFLQGNGIDTAVLSGDVPQKKRLSLLKKFQDGELPALVATDVAARGLHIPDVTHVVNFDLPEDAEDYVHRIGRTARAGASGEAISFACETYAFSLPDIETYVGHSIPTQTVAIDLLAEVDPKSRVYPEKGARQRHRTKEGQKSHGKGHHHKAHKPKGEGKHRRRRRGPKPPQSNSE
- the cysQ gene encoding 3'(2'),5'-bisphosphate nucleotidase CysQ, coding for MTLPIPIDQLLNLIREAGEAILEIYDTEFEIETKQDNSPLTAADLAAHQLIVSTLERLTPEIPVLSEESAKVPFASRSSWQRYWLIDPLDGTREFVKRNGEFTVNIALIDGHRPSFGAVYAPVIKTLYYGIPGQSASKQIGNQPPQRISVTANCQKPARVAGSRSHAGDSLQRFLDNLGEHELVSMGSSLKLCLVAEGMADIYPRLGPTSEWDTGAAQAVVEAAGGQVTTLEGETLSYNTKDSLLNPHFLAFGDSSVEWSGYLG
- a CDS encoding bifunctional helix-turn-helix domain-containing protein/methylated-DNA--[protein]-cysteine S-methyltransferase; amino-acid sequence: MTTNKRPQQQHHYTVIAQAIEYIRANLRRQPTLGEIASAVKLSEYHLQRVFSEWAGISPKRFLQYLTKEYARNSLLTSNDLLSTSLASGLSGPGRLHDLMVTCEAMSPGEIKQQGQGLCIHYGLARSPFGIAMIAWTERGIVGLSFHDLDHPELSHGLQQAWPMAELQRNDLEAGQLINRIFSRNPESARFHLLMKGSNFQIKVWEALLNIGTSQLISYATMARLAGTPRAHRAAGSALAENRIAFLIPCHRVIRSDGETGIYHWGDSRKLALLAWEAAQRDSLARSGSATPR
- the nudE gene encoding ADP compounds hydrolase NudE, which translates into the protein MTKPKIVSQQLIAETRLFRVEQLGLEFGNGEKRVYERLLGGKTGSVLVIPMLDDETVLLIREYSAGSQDYQLALPKGRMEPGEDPLQAANREMQEEVGYAAKKLEILKTFTIAPAYIQHHTYAILARDLYPQQLIGDEPEPIEVVPWKLSDWDNLIAQPDFTEARSIAALCLARNVLR
- a CDS encoding CDGSH iron-sulfur domain-containing protein, yielding MDKPVVAAKQPIDADLVAGKEYWWCACGRSDSQPFCDGSHRGTGIEPLGFKAEKNGEAWLCRCKQTKTPPYCDGSHKQVED
- a CDS encoding ion transporter, encoding MPPTAAQLQQQFIQLRENKIFETFVILVIVISALMIGAKTYPIPTSVAQILRLLDIGITIFFLVEIIIRMIAEHSLKRFFSKAWNVFDFLIVTASLIPVDDSEAALLGRLLRVFRVLRLVSIIPELRVLLNAFVTAIPRMGYVSLLMFIIFYIYAAIGSMFFHQINPELWGNITIAMLTLFRIATFEDWTDVMYETMEIFPLSWFFYLSFIFIVAFVFLNMMIGIVLETLQREHEEFARESGEGEAGEVHRIDSRTAEMEQRLIKMENMLEQLTRDRAAADKP